A single window of Methylobacterium nodulans ORS 2060 DNA harbors:
- a CDS encoding GNAT family N-acetyltransferase, giving the protein MSPARREAAPDAAAMQRRWRALVDERLPEAAASRGDWPVRLNHCFARILLDNACGGPWRESVAPPAWANMPPARLAAALALGEAVLRGEADLAELNRRSLAWRGRLRSAAAPPELAGPGFRLRRWRREDDAPFAALNADPAVMRFFPALKSRRESEAEARALDRRFEQDGFGPWVLEAEGTFVGFVGCWRPVRPLPFAAVPGHVVEIGWRLARSAWGRGLATRGARLALADAFGRCGLPEVVAYTAVLNRASQRVMERLGMERIEEFAHPALVEGDPLRPHVVYRLSAARFAGSAVRFAGGTVHSAAGAATVASGGDR; this is encoded by the coding sequence ATGAGCCCCGCCCGGCGAGAGGCGGCGCCCGACGCCGCGGCGATGCAGCGGCGCTGGCGCGCGCTGGTCGACGAGCGCCTGCCCGAAGCGGCCGCATCGCGCGGCGACTGGCCGGTGCGCCTCAACCACTGCTTTGCCCGCATCCTCCTCGACAATGCCTGCGGCGGGCCGTGGCGCGAGAGCGTCGCGCCCCCCGCCTGGGCGAACATGCCGCCCGCGCGGCTCGCGGCGGCGCTCGCCCTCGGCGAGGCCGTCCTGCGGGGCGAGGCGGATCTCGCGGAACTCAACCGCCGCTCGCTGGCATGGCGCGGCAGGCTGCGCAGCGCCGCAGCCCCGCCGGAACTCGCAGGCCCGGGCTTTCGCCTGCGACGCTGGCGCCGCGAGGACGATGCCCCCTTCGCGGCCCTCAATGCCGATCCGGCGGTGATGCGCTTCTTTCCGGCGCTGAAGAGCCGGCGCGAGAGCGAGGCGGAGGCCCGCGCGCTCGACCGGCGCTTCGAGCAGGACGGCTTCGGCCCCTGGGTGCTCGAGGCGGAGGGCACCTTCGTGGGCTTCGTGGGCTGCTGGCGTCCGGTGCGCCCCCTGCCCTTCGCGGCGGTGCCGGGACACGTCGTGGAGATCGGCTGGCGGCTCGCCCGCTCCGCCTGGGGCCGGGGGCTGGCGACGCGAGGCGCGCGGCTCGCCCTGGCGGATGCCTTCGGGCGCTGCGGTCTTCCGGAGGTCGTGGCCTATACGGCGGTTCTGAACCGCGCTTCGCAGCGGGTGATGGAGCGGCTCGGCATGGAGCGGATCGAGGAATTCGCCCATCCGGCGCTCGTCGAGGGCGATCCGCTGCGCCCGCACGTGGTCTACCGGCTCAGCGCTGCGCGCTTCGCGGGCAGCGCCGTGCGCTTCGCGGGCGGCACGGTGCATTCCGCAGCCGGCGCCGCGACCGTCGCGTCCGGAGGCGACCGATGA
- a CDS encoding heme biosynthesis protein HemY, with translation MWRALAFLALLAIAAYGAVWLADHPGVVTVTWSGYEVATSLAAALVGVLIFAVILGFVWAFTRGILRFPHRLRVRNRARRRARGYEALSRGMVAVGSGDPAAARRHAGEAARLLGDEPLALLLKAQAAQISGDRAGAENAFRRMTEEPETRVLGLRGLFVEARRQGDEATARAYAAEAARLAPGVSWANEAVLEAQCADRDWNNALETVSRRASLGIADKTAARRQRAVLLTASALELEAGDPERALAQAREAVKLAPDLVPAAAVAGRLFARRADLKRAARVVEAAWKASPHPDLARVYLDLRPGDSSRDRLARAETLARLSSWHPESRFAIARAALEAREFGRARDVLSPLLADNPTQRVYLMMAEIEEAEHGRGSGRAREWLARAAHAPRDPAWCADGIVSDRWAPVSPVSGRLDAFVWQTPPELLGRSSREVPPEEKEVSEPGPLPAPGPAVKEEKPAHPAGNGLDTSAPPFVATATPVVFPPPKPKEDEAPVPAPEPSRRAG, from the coding sequence ATGTGGCGCGCACTCGCCTTCCTGGCCCTCCTGGCCATCGCCGCCTACGGGGCGGTCTGGCTCGCCGACCATCCCGGCGTCGTGACCGTGACCTGGAGCGGCTACGAGGTGGCGACGAGCCTCGCGGCAGCGCTCGTCGGGGTGCTGATCTTCGCCGTGATCCTCGGCTTCGTCTGGGCCTTCACCCGGGGAATCCTGCGGTTCCCGCATCGCCTGCGCGTCAGGAACCGGGCGCGGCGGCGCGCCCGGGGCTACGAGGCCCTCTCGCGCGGCATGGTGGCGGTGGGATCCGGCGATCCGGCGGCGGCCCGGCGCCACGCGGGCGAGGCCGCGCGCCTGCTCGGCGACGAGCCGCTCGCCCTGCTCCTGAAGGCGCAGGCCGCGCAGATCTCCGGCGACCGGGCCGGCGCCGAGAACGCCTTCCGTCGGATGACCGAGGAGCCCGAGACCCGGGTGCTCGGCCTGCGCGGCCTCTTCGTCGAGGCGCGGCGCCAGGGCGACGAGGCGACGGCCCGGGCCTATGCGGCCGAGGCCGCGCGGCTCGCTCCCGGCGTGTCCTGGGCCAACGAGGCGGTGCTCGAGGCGCAATGCGCGGACCGCGACTGGAACAACGCTCTCGAAACGGTGTCGCGCCGCGCCTCCCTCGGCATCGCCGACAAGACGGCAGCGCGCCGCCAGCGGGCGGTGCTGCTCACCGCGAGCGCCCTGGAGCTTGAGGCCGGCGATCCCGAGCGCGCCCTCGCCCAGGCGCGGGAGGCGGTCAAGCTCGCCCCCGACCTCGTGCCGGCGGCGGCCGTGGCCGGGCGCCTGTTCGCGCGCCGCGCGGATCTCAAGCGCGCCGCGCGCGTCGTCGAGGCGGCGTGGAAGGCCAGCCCGCATCCCGACCTCGCCCGGGTCTATCTCGACCTGCGGCCGGGCGATTCGAGCCGCGACCGGCTCGCCCGGGCCGAGACGCTGGCCCGGCTGTCCTCCTGGCATCCGGAATCGCGCTTCGCCATCGCGCGTGCGGCCCTGGAAGCCCGGGAGTTCGGCCGCGCCCGCGACGTGCTGAGCCCCCTGCTCGCGGACAACCCGACGCAGCGCGTCTACCTGATGATGGCCGAGATCGAGGAGGCCGAGCATGGCCGCGGCTCGGGCCGCGCCCGCGAGTGGCTCGCCCGCGCCGCCCACGCTCCACGCGACCCGGCCTGGTGCGCGGACGGGATCGTGTCCGACCGCTGGGCACCGGTCTCGCCGGTGAGTGGCCGGCTCGATGCCTTCGTGTGGCAGACCCCGCCGGAACTCCTCGGCCGCTCGAGCCGCGAGGTTCCGCCGGAGGAGAAGGAGGTCTCGGAGCCGGGCCCGCTCCCGGCGCCCGGCCCCGCGGTGAAGGAGGAGAAGCCTGCCCATCCGGCCGGCAACGGCCTCGACACCTCCGCACCGCCCTTCGTGGCGACCGCCACCCCGGTCGTGTTCCCGCCGCCGAAGCCGAAGGAGGACGAGGCGCCGGTCCCGGCCCCGGAGCCCTCGCGGCGGGCCGGTTGA
- a CDS encoding EthD family reductase — protein sequence MILVSVMYPGGAEPAAFDLDYYLKRHMPLVRERWSPMGLEKAEVVKAAATPDGSPPPFQIMALLSFRSLEDFQKAAAAHGKEIFADIPNFTRAQAVVQINEPQAW from the coding sequence ATGATCCTGGTCAGCGTGATGTATCCGGGTGGGGCCGAGCCGGCCGCCTTCGATCTCGACTATTACCTCAAGCGTCACATGCCGCTCGTGCGCGAGCGCTGGTCGCCGATGGGCCTGGAGAAGGCGGAGGTCGTGAAGGCCGCCGCGACCCCCGACGGCAGCCCGCCGCCCTTCCAGATCATGGCGCTTCTCAGCTTCCGGTCGCTGGAGGACTTCCAGAAGGCCGCCGCGGCGCACGGCAAGGAGATCTTCGCCGACATCCCGAACTTCACGCGGGCCCAGGCCGTGGTGCAGATCAACGAGCCGCAGGCGTGGTGA
- a CDS encoding NAD(P)/FAD-dependent oxidoreductase: protein MAGRHRIVVVGGGAAGLELATKLGDRYGKRKQAEITLIDRSRTHIWKPLLHEVAAGSMDVGYHAVDYLHHAHAHHFRYRIGEMTGLDRDRRVVKLAASHDAEGREVTPAREIPYDTLVIAVGSTSNDFGTPGVKEYAIALDTPDQAERFHRRLVNAMIRAHVQEGPVRPGQLHVAVIGAGATGTELVAELHRTTRHVAATGLDRIDPDKDLKLTLIEAADRILPAVPERLSQDVMALLAGIGVEVRTRARVTEVRPDGVQLADGSFIQSELVVWAAGVRAPDVLRDLGGLETTRNNQLVVTPTLQTTRDENIFAIGDCAHLIDAATQKPIPPRAQAAHQQATHLLKQMPKRLAGQPLVPFRYRDFGSLVSLGEYTTVGNLMGFIRGRNVFIAGLFARMMYQSLYKMHEQALHGTWKVTLDTAARALTRQTVPRVKLH, encoded by the coding sequence GTGGCGGGACGGCACAGGATCGTGGTGGTGGGGGGCGGCGCCGCGGGGCTGGAACTCGCGACGAAGCTCGGCGACCGGTATGGCAAGCGCAAACAGGCGGAGATCACGCTGATCGACCGCTCGCGCACCCATATCTGGAAGCCGCTCCTGCACGAGGTGGCGGCAGGCAGCATGGATGTGGGCTACCATGCGGTCGATTACCTGCACCACGCCCACGCGCACCATTTCCGCTACCGGATCGGCGAGATGACCGGGCTCGACCGCGACCGGCGGGTGGTGAAGCTTGCCGCGAGCCACGACGCGGAGGGTCGCGAGGTGACCCCGGCGCGCGAGATCCCATACGACACCCTCGTCATTGCGGTCGGCAGCACCAGCAACGATTTCGGCACGCCCGGCGTGAAGGAATACGCCATCGCGCTCGACACGCCGGACCAAGCCGAGCGCTTCCACCGCCGCCTCGTCAACGCGATGATTCGCGCCCATGTGCAGGAAGGCCCGGTGCGGCCCGGCCAGCTCCACGTGGCGGTGATCGGCGCGGGCGCGACCGGGACCGAGCTGGTCGCGGAGCTCCACCGCACCACCCGCCACGTGGCGGCGACCGGCCTCGACCGGATCGACCCCGACAAGGACCTGAAGCTGACGCTGATCGAGGCCGCCGACCGCATCCTGCCGGCGGTGCCCGAGCGCCTGTCGCAGGACGTCATGGCCCTGCTCGCCGGGATCGGCGTCGAGGTGCGCACCCGCGCCCGCGTCACCGAGGTGCGCCCCGACGGGGTGCAGCTCGCCGACGGCAGCTTCATCCAATCCGAACTGGTGGTCTGGGCGGCCGGGGTGCGCGCGCCCGACGTGCTGCGCGACCTCGGCGGCCTTGAGACCACCCGCAACAACCAGCTCGTGGTCACCCCGACCCTGCAGACCACCCGGGACGAGAACATCTTCGCGATCGGCGATTGCGCCCACCTGATCGATGCGGCCACCCAGAAGCCGATCCCGCCGCGCGCCCAGGCCGCCCACCAGCAGGCGACCCATCTCCTCAAGCAGATGCCGAAGCGCCTCGCCGGACAGCCCCTCGTGCCGTTCCGCTACCGCGACTTCGGCTCCCTCGTCTCGCTCGGCGAATACACGACCGTCGGCAACCTGATGGGCTTCATCCGCGGCCGCAACGTCTTCATCGCGGGGCTGTTCGCCCGGATGATGTACCAGTCCCTCTACAAGATGCACGAGCAGGCGCTGCACGGCACCTGGAAGGTCACGCTCGACACGGCGGCGCGCGCGCTCACCCGGCAGACCGTTCCCCGGGTGAAGCTGCATTAG
- the tsaD gene encoding tRNA (adenosine(37)-N6)-threonylcarbamoyltransferase complex transferase subunit TsaD, translating into MNVLGIETTCDETAAAIVAAAEDGRGVIRANEVLSQIAEHAAYGGVVPEIAARAHVEVLDRLIARALHETGLVFDDLDGIAVAAGPGLIGGVLVGLVTAKTLALVTRKPLLAVNHLEAHALTARLTEGIGFPYLLLLASGGHTQLVAVKGVGEYLRLGTTIDDAIGEAFDKVAKLLGLAYPGGPEVERAAETGNPERFALPRPMLGRREPNFSLSGLKTALRLEAERIAPLTNQDVADLCASFQAAIVDVVVDRVRGALRAFGDVAGHPTALVAAGGVAANGALRRALTQLAGEAGLPLVAPPLPLCGDNGAMIAWAGLERLRLGLIDDITAPARPRWPFAEALPATAG; encoded by the coding sequence ATGAACGTCCTCGGCATCGAGACCACCTGCGACGAGACCGCGGCCGCGATCGTGGCCGCCGCGGAGGATGGGCGCGGCGTCATCCGCGCCAACGAGGTGCTGAGTCAGATCGCCGAGCACGCCGCCTATGGCGGCGTCGTGCCGGAGATCGCGGCCCGGGCCCACGTGGAGGTGCTCGACCGCCTGATCGCCCGCGCCCTGCACGAGACCGGCCTCGTCTTCGACGATCTCGACGGCATCGCGGTCGCGGCCGGACCGGGGCTGATCGGCGGCGTGCTGGTCGGGCTCGTCACGGCCAAGACCCTGGCCCTCGTCACCCGCAAGCCTCTGCTCGCCGTCAACCACCTGGAGGCGCATGCCCTCACGGCCCGGCTCACGGAGGGCATCGGCTTCCCGTATCTCCTCCTCCTGGCCTCGGGCGGCCACACGCAGCTCGTCGCCGTGAAGGGCGTCGGCGAGTACCTGCGGCTCGGCACCACCATCGACGACGCCATCGGCGAGGCCTTCGACAAGGTGGCGAAGCTCCTCGGCCTCGCCTATCCGGGCGGCCCCGAGGTGGAGCGCGCCGCCGAGACGGGCAATCCCGAGCGCTTCGCTCTGCCGCGCCCGATGCTCGGCCGGCGCGAGCCGAATTTTTCCCTGTCGGGGCTCAAGACCGCCCTGCGCCTCGAAGCCGAGCGCATCGCGCCCCTCACCAACCAGGACGTGGCCGACCTCTGCGCCAGTTTCCAGGCCGCCATCGTGGACGTGGTGGTGGACCGGGTGCGGGGGGCTTTGCGCGCCTTCGGCGACGTGGCCGGGCACCCGACCGCGCTCGTCGCGGCGGGCGGCGTCGCGGCGAACGGGGCGCTGCGGCGGGCGCTGACGCAGCTCGCGGGCGAGGCCGGCCTGCCCCTGGTGGCCCCGCCCCTGCCCCTCTGCGGCGACAACGGCGCGATGATCGCCTGGGCCGGGCTGGAGCGCCTGCGGCTCGGCCTTATCGACGACATCACGGCGCCCGCCCGCCCGCGCTGGCCCTTCGCCGAGGCGCTGCCGGCGACCGCCGGATGA
- a CDS encoding uroporphyrinogen-III synthase — MGGEVSGGALRLDRTPLRVWVARPLPAGARTAALVSDLGHAPLLAPVLDLGLSHAPPPDGVFDALILTSANAVPALESAGLIHLTAFCVGARTAQAARAAGLPDVRQGEGDAAALAGHVAAVLPVGARLLHAAGRERKPEPAASLAAAGYAVTAWVAYAARPVASLPEPVAAALAEGRLDAVLHYSRRSAATALGLARAAGCDEAFARLAHLCLSEDCAAPLVGAGIQSHLVAAQPTEDALLAALAPASPAQGGSRLDGKRC, encoded by the coding sequence ATGGGAGGCGAGGTGAGCGGCGGCGCGCTGAGGCTGGATCGGACGCCCCTGCGGGTCTGGGTCGCGCGGCCGCTGCCGGCTGGCGCACGCACGGCCGCGCTTGTGTCGGATCTCGGCCATGCGCCGCTCCTCGCGCCCGTGCTCGATCTCGGCCTTAGCCACGCGCCGCCGCCGGACGGAGTGTTCGACGCCCTGATCCTGACGAGTGCGAACGCGGTGCCGGCGCTGGAATCGGCGGGCCTTATCCATCTCACCGCCTTCTGCGTCGGCGCCCGCACGGCGCAGGCGGCCCGCGCGGCCGGGCTCCCGGATGTGCGCCAGGGGGAGGGTGATGCGGCGGCGCTCGCCGGGCACGTCGCCGCCGTCCTGCCGGTCGGGGCCCGCCTCCTCCACGCGGCGGGCCGCGAGCGCAAGCCGGAGCCGGCCGCCTCCCTCGCGGCCGCGGGCTATGCGGTCACGGCCTGGGTCGCCTATGCGGCGAGGCCGGTGGCGTCCCTGCCCGAACCCGTCGCGGCTGCCCTGGCAGAGGGGCGTCTCGATGCCGTCCTGCACTATTCCCGCCGCAGCGCCGCCACCGCCCTCGGGCTCGCGCGCGCCGCCGGATGCGACGAGGCCTTCGCGCGGCTCGCGCATCTCTGCCTGTCCGAGGATTGCGCCGCGCCCCTGGTCGGCGCCGGCATCCAGTCCCATCTCGTCGCGGCGCAGCCGACCGAAGATGCGCTCCTCGCCGCCCTCGCTCCGGCCTCCCCCGCGCAAGGAGGCTCGCGCCTGGATGGGAAGCGGTGCTAA
- a CDS encoding outer membrane protein — translation MVIRASALGAAAAGLLASQASRAADLPAQAAPIPAFVVQDWSGFYVGSHLGGVVSGRGERRVVSGDGGGLIPAGFGGRGGRTGIAIGRIEGRTVFQGVHAGYNWQQGSAVAGIEADLASLGPVDDLLGSVRGRLGFGSDRLLIYGTGGLAIRSVPGLVLGTFVGGNGGAGGNGGPGGAGGNGGNGFGTLTIARGGSDDVGFVGGGGVEVKLTPLVGAGLEALYYRFDGPRLLGAPRDFLTLRGRLTLHPGAALAPASSLASFPVSWAGAYVGGHLGALHTLSGRTFGSTALAGGEPGGAGQRGIDGGGGGGGAVAFAGLARSPAILGGAHLGYNWQNAALVYGAEGDVSVSAADSHRYLGTIRGRLGWSGGATLVYATAGVAFAGNESVRAVFAGNGGAGGNGGAVLAAPGGAGGAGGQALAFRANDTEIGFVVGGGLEARLSERVSAGAEALYYGLSSRAFAPALPGPGRTLVAGRGNDALVLRTRLSFSFEP, via the coding sequence ATGGTGATTCGAGCAAGCGCCCTCGGCGCGGCGGCGGCGGGGTTACTGGCCTCGCAGGCCTCACGGGCGGCGGACCTGCCGGCGCAGGCGGCTCCGATACCGGCCTTCGTCGTCCAGGACTGGTCGGGGTTCTATGTCGGCAGCCATCTCGGGGGCGTCGTCAGCGGGCGGGGCGAGCGCCGCGTGGTCAGCGGTGACGGCGGCGGGCTGATTCCGGCCGGGTTCGGCGGGCGCGGCGGCCGCACCGGCATCGCCATCGGCCGGATCGAGGGCCGCACCGTCTTCCAGGGCGTGCATGCCGGCTACAACTGGCAGCAGGGCAGCGCTGTCGCCGGCATCGAGGCCGACCTGGCGAGCCTCGGGCCGGTGGACGACCTGCTCGGCAGCGTGCGCGGCCGCCTCGGCTTCGGCAGCGACCGGCTGCTGATCTACGGGACGGGGGGCCTCGCCATCCGGTCCGTGCCCGGCCTGGTGCTCGGCACCTTCGTGGGCGGCAACGGCGGGGCCGGCGGCAATGGCGGACCGGGCGGCGCCGGCGGCAATGGCGGCAACGGATTCGGCACGCTGACAATCGCCCGCGGTGGCAGCGACGATGTCGGCTTCGTCGGCGGCGGCGGCGTCGAGGTGAAGCTGACTCCGCTGGTGGGGGCCGGCCTCGAGGCCCTGTACTATCGCTTCGACGGCCCGCGCCTTCTCGGCGCACCGCGGGACTTCCTGACCCTGCGGGGCCGCCTGACCCTCCACCCGGGCGCGGCACTCGCCCCGGCCTCGTCCCTGGCCTCCTTCCCCGTGTCCTGGGCCGGCGCCTATGTGGGCGGGCACCTCGGCGCGCTTCACACCCTGTCCGGCAGAACCTTCGGGTCCACGGCGCTCGCCGGGGGCGAGCCCGGCGGAGCGGGGCAGCGCGGGATCGATGGCGGCGGCGGTGGCGGCGGCGCCGTGGCCTTCGCCGGGCTGGCGCGCAGCCCCGCGATCCTCGGCGGTGCCCATCTGGGCTACAATTGGCAGAACGCCGCGCTGGTCTACGGGGCCGAGGGCGATGTCTCCGTTTCGGCTGCCGACAGCCACCGGTATCTGGGGACGATTCGCGGCCGCCTGGGCTGGAGCGGCGGGGCCACCCTGGTCTACGCCACGGCGGGCGTCGCCTTCGCGGGCAACGAGAGCGTACGGGCGGTCTTCGCCGGCAACGGCGGGGCCGGCGGCAATGGCGGCGCGGTGCTGGCCGCGCCGGGCGGGGCGGGCGGAGCCGGCGGGCAGGCCCTGGCCTTCCGGGCCAACGACACCGAGATCGGCTTCGTCGTCGGCGGCGGCCTCGAGGCACGCCTGAGTGAGCGCGTCAGCGCGGGCGCCGAGGCGCTCTATTACGGCCTGTCCAGCCGCGCCTTCGCGCCCGCCCTGCCCGGTCCCGGCCGCACCCTGGTGGCTGGCCGCGGCAACGACGCTCTCGTCCTGCGCACGCGCCTCTCGTTCAGCTTCGAGCCCTGA
- a CDS encoding NAD(P)H-dependent glycerol-3-phosphate dehydrogenase, translated as MSARPVAVIGGGSWGTALANAAALAAPREVVLWLRDAAAAQAMATSRENARHLPGVPLHPGVRPTADAAALRTAEAVLLVTPAQTLRGVLTDLAPALDPAAPLILCAKGIERGTNAFLTDVAAAIVPGAALAVLSGPSFAADVARGLPTAVTLASRDGDLAARLAAALSGPSLRVYHGTDPRGVEIGGAAKNVLAIACGAAIGRGLGESARAALVARSFAELMRFARAWGARPETLMGLSGLGDLVLTATSAQSRNFAFGERLGRGASPMEAGGGALAEGAHTAAALVALAHRRRVEMPVAEAVASLVAGTISLDDAIAGLLSRPLRAEI; from the coding sequence ATGAGCGCCCGCCCTGTCGCGGTCATCGGCGGCGGCTCCTGGGGCACGGCGCTCGCCAATGCCGCCGCCTTGGCCGCCCCGCGGGAGGTGGTGCTGTGGCTGCGCGACGCCGCGGCCGCCCAGGCGATGGCGACGTCGCGCGAGAATGCCCGCCACCTGCCCGGGGTGCCGCTTCACCCCGGGGTGCGGCCGACGGCCGATGCGGCGGCTTTGCGGACGGCCGAGGCCGTGCTCCTCGTCACCCCGGCCCAGACGCTGCGCGGGGTACTGACGGACCTCGCGCCCGCCCTCGATCCGGCCGCCCCCTTGATCCTCTGCGCCAAGGGCATCGAGCGGGGCACCAACGCCTTCCTCACCGATGTCGCGGCCGCAATCGTGCCGGGCGCCGCCCTGGCGGTGCTGTCGGGCCCGAGCTTCGCGGCGGACGTTGCCCGCGGGCTGCCGACTGCCGTGACCCTCGCGAGCCGCGACGGCGACCTCGCGGCACGGCTCGCGGCAGCTTTGTCGGGGCCGAGCCTGCGCGTCTACCATGGCACCGACCCGCGCGGGGTCGAGATCGGCGGGGCGGCCAAGAACGTCCTCGCCATCGCCTGCGGCGCCGCCATCGGCCGGGGCCTCGGCGAGAGCGCCCGGGCGGCGCTCGTCGCCCGCAGCTTCGCCGAGCTGATGCGGTTCGCCCGGGCCTGGGGCGCACGGCCCGAGACCCTGATGGGCCTCTCGGGCCTCGGCGATCTCGTGCTCACCGCGACCTCGGCCCAGTCGCGCAACTTCGCCTTCGGCGAGCGCCTGGGCCGCGGCGCGAGCCCGATGGAGGCGGGAGGCGGCGCGCTCGCCGAGGGGGCGCACACGGCGGCGGCCCTCGTCGCCCTGGCGCATCGGCGCCGCGTCGAGATGCCGGTGGCCGAGGCGGTGGCCAGCCTCGTGGCCGGGACGATCAGCCTCGACGACGCCATCGCGGGCCTGCTCAGCCGGCCGCTGCGGGCCGAGATCTGA